The Desulfobacterales bacterium genome has a segment encoding these proteins:
- the aroC gene encoding chorismate synthase, which produces MSGNTFGTLFKITTWGESHGPAVGVVVDGCPPRLPLDEAVIQAMLDRRRPGGSSASTGRKEPDKALILSGVFDGMTTGTPIMIMIHNRDADPKAYRHLADVHRPGHGDITYMAKYGIRDWRGGGRASARETAGRVAAGAVARTLLQREQIGVWAYTIALGGVMAHERNLGVMDKNPYYCPDEQAAAEMEKRVQEVKKQGDSVGGIVEILVRGVPKGLGEPVFDKLDADLAKALMSIGAIKGVEIGSGFQAQARLGSRNNDPITPDGFLSNHAGGILAGISNGDDIVMRVAVKPIPSIRIEQQTIDTAGNPRTISIKGRHDIAAIPRINVVCESMVNLVLADHLLRQRVIK; this is translated from the coding sequence ATGTCCGGCAATACGTTTGGAACCTTATTTAAAATAACAACCTGGGGAGAATCCCACGGTCCGGCCGTGGGGGTGGTGGTGGACGGCTGTCCGCCGCGTCTGCCCCTGGATGAGGCCGTGATCCAAGCCATGCTGGACCGCCGCCGGCCGGGGGGCTCGTCGGCCAGCACCGGCCGCAAGGAACCGGACAAGGCCCTGATCCTTTCCGGCGTATTCGACGGGATGACCACCGGCACGCCGATCATGATAATGATTCACAACAGGGACGCCGACCCCAAGGCCTATAGACACCTGGCCGATGTCCATCGCCCGGGACATGGCGACATTACCTACATGGCCAAATACGGTATTCGCGACTGGCGCGGCGGGGGAAGGGCTTCCGCCCGTGAAACCGCGGGCCGGGTCGCAGCCGGCGCCGTAGCCCGGACACTGCTGCAGCGGGAGCAGATCGGGGTGTGGGCTTACACCATCGCCCTGGGCGGCGTTATGGCGCATGAACGGAATTTAGGGGTGATGGATAAAAACCCCTATTATTGTCCGGACGAACAGGCTGCCGCTGAAATGGAAAAACGGGTCCAGGAAGTGAAAAAGCAAGGGGATTCCGTGGGCGGCATTGTTGAAATCCTTGTCCGGGGAGTTCCCAAAGGATTGGGGGAACCGGTGTTCGACAAACTGGATGCCGATCTGGCCAAAGCCCTGATGAGTATCGGCGCAATCAAGGGGGTTGAAATCGGATCCGGTTTTCAGGCGCAGGCCAGGCTGGGATCCCGGAACAACGACCCCATAACCCCGGACGGGTTCCTCAGCAACCACGCCGGCGGCATCCTGGCTGGGATTTCCAACGGTGACGACATCGTCATGCGGGTGGCGGTGAAACCGATTCCGTCCATCCGCATCGAACAGCAGACCATTGATACGGCCGGAAACCCCCGGACCATCTCCATTAAAGGCCGGCATGATATCGCCGCCATTCCGCGCATTAATGTGGTGTGCGAAAGCATGGTCAATCTGGTTCTGGCGGACCATCTCCTGAGACAGCGGGTAATTAAATGA
- a CDS encoding prephenate dehydrogenase/arogenate dehydrogenase family protein, protein MNRITIGIIGGSGNMGRWFKCFFESTGHTVLIAGRKTALTYANLARQSDVVMLSVPVGAVEGVCREIGPILGPSQLLMDICSLKESVLKSMLAIPSAQVVGTHPLFGPATENLQGQNIIICPGRGSDRLEWLEDVFQTGGAVLTRMDPIEHDRNMAVVQGLTHFLTITLGRTLQKLNLKPRDASRVATPVFRTQLDLIGRLFAQDLELYQDLIRNNPHTETILKAFLTALGESRRVLIDSDSGTAGSDFMGEIHSFLKDYCEQGLNESNRFLNTLYPGSDKFNL, encoded by the coding sequence ATGAATCGTATCACTATCGGTATTATCGGCGGCAGCGGCAACATGGGCCGCTGGTTCAAATGTTTTTTTGAATCGACCGGACACACTGTCCTGATCGCCGGCCGTAAAACCGCGCTGACCTATGCCAATCTCGCCCGCCAAAGCGATGTGGTGATGCTGAGCGTGCCGGTGGGCGCGGTTGAGGGCGTTTGCCGGGAAATCGGCCCGATCCTGGGCCCTTCCCAGTTATTGATGGATATCTGTTCACTCAAGGAAAGCGTTTTAAAATCCATGCTGGCAATTCCGTCCGCCCAGGTGGTGGGCACCCATCCCTTGTTTGGACCTGCCACGGAGAATCTCCAGGGCCAGAACATCATCATCTGCCCCGGCCGGGGAAGCGACCGCCTGGAATGGCTTGAAGATGTGTTTCAGACGGGCGGCGCCGTGCTCACCCGCATGGATCCCATTGAACACGACCGCAACATGGCCGTGGTACAGGGGCTGACGCATTTTCTGACCATCACCCTGGGCCGGACCTTGCAAAAGTTAAACCTTAAACCCCGGGATGCATCAAGGGTTGCCACCCCGGTGTTTCGAACCCAGCTGGACCTCATCGGCCGCCTGTTTGCCCAGGATCTCGAACTGTACCAGGACCTGATCCGGAACAATCCCCATACGGAAACAATCCTGAAAGCGTTCTTGACCGCTTTGGGTGAAAGCCGCCGGGTGCTCATCGATTCCGATAGCGGGACGGCCGGCAGCGATTTCATGGGGGAGATTCATTCTTTTTTAAAAGACTATTGCGAGCAGGGCCTTAATGAAAGCAATCGCTTTCTGAATACGCTTTATCCCGGTTCAGACAAATTTAATTTATAG
- a CDS encoding shikimate kinase, whose amino-acid sequence MNIFLIGYRCTGKTSVGYALSKKLRLTFVDADRRLVEKEGKTIAEMVAGQGWDYFRLREKEVLKSICVLDGQVVATGGGVVLDPENVAAMKRCGRLVWLQAAPETIRRRLLMDDRTTEQRPALTSRGAADEIESTLKERAPYYQAAMDFSIDTDGQSVGDICEIIVKWFDSE is encoded by the coding sequence ATGAATATTTTTCTGATCGGATACCGCTGCACCGGCAAAACGTCCGTGGGATATGCGCTTTCAAAAAAGCTAAGGCTCACATTTGTCGACGCGGATAGACGGCTGGTGGAAAAAGAGGGTAAAACCATCGCTGAGATGGTGGCCGGGCAGGGGTGGGATTATTTCCGCCTGCGTGAAAAAGAGGTTTTAAAATCCATCTGCGTTCTGGACGGACAGGTCGTTGCCACCGGCGGCGGCGTTGTTTTGGACCCCGAAAATGTCGCGGCCATGAAACGCTGCGGCCGGCTGGTCTGGCTGCAGGCAGCGCCGGAAACCATCCGCAGGAGACTGTTGATGGATGACCGGACAACCGAACAGCGCCCGGCCCTGACGTCCCGGGGCGCAGCAGATGAAATCGAATCCACCCTGAAAGAACGGGCGCCTTACTACCAGGCGGCCATGGATTTTTCAATCGATACGGATGGACAGTCGGTAGGGGATATCTGCGAGATAATTGTGAAATGGTTCGATAGTGAATAG
- the aroA gene encoding 3-phosphoshikimate 1-carboxyvinyltransferase, which yields MIEIKPEAIKDTTISVPGSKSYTHRILIAAALSDGVCRIENSLRSEDTLLTLKALRQMGVVIEEFRDCLLVHGNAGALAACSEPIYLGNSGTSMRLLTALAALGRGTYRLTGTPRMQQRPIQDLMDGLNQINVKVQSVNADGCPPIDVAGGRISGGRVRLNCGKSSQYLSALLLTAPYTTYGVEIRVTEGPVSKPYIDMTVAVMEKLGVAIERDGYRRFSVKGGQIYRAGTYVVEPDASQAGYFWAASAITGASIMVKGILKDSRQGDVRFTRLLKEMGCEIMEESDAMGIRGGPLNAIQTDMADMPDLVPTLAVVAAFAKGTTVIRNVAHLKVKESDRLAAVVAELTKMGISAKATDNDLMVTGGSPRGATIETHDDHRIAMSFALAGLKIPGMIILDETCVEKSFPEFWQVLAQLYRI from the coding sequence ATGATTGAAATAAAACCTGAGGCAATTAAAGACACCACAATTTCAGTGCCGGGCTCCAAGAGCTATACCCACCGCATCCTCATTGCCGCAGCCCTGTCGGACGGCGTTTGCCGGATTGAAAACAGCCTGCGCAGCGAGGACACCCTCCTGACGTTGAAGGCCTTACGGCAGATGGGCGTCGTCATCGAGGAATTCAGGGACTGCCTGTTGGTTCATGGCAATGCCGGCGCTTTGGCAGCGTGCAGTGAACCCATTTATCTGGGAAACTCCGGCACCTCCATGCGCCTGTTAACCGCCCTTGCCGCCCTTGGCAGGGGAACCTACCGTCTCACCGGCACGCCCCGCATGCAGCAGCGGCCGATTCAGGATCTGATGGACGGGCTGAATCAAATAAACGTAAAAGTTCAATCGGTTAACGCCGACGGCTGCCCCCCGATCGATGTCGCCGGCGGGCGGATCAGCGGCGGCAGGGTGCGCCTCAACTGCGGCAAAAGCAGCCAGTACCTCTCGGCCTTATTGCTGACGGCGCCTTATACAACCTACGGGGTCGAGATCCGCGTGACCGAGGGGCCGGTGTCCAAACCGTATATCGATATGACGGTGGCGGTCATGGAAAAACTCGGCGTGGCAATTGAACGGGACGGCTACCGTCGGTTTTCCGTAAAGGGTGGGCAGATTTACCGGGCCGGAACATATGTGGTGGAACCCGACGCTTCCCAGGCCGGGTATTTTTGGGCGGCGTCAGCCATCACCGGCGCATCCATTATGGTAAAGGGGATTTTAAAAGACTCCCGCCAGGGCGATGTCCGTTTTACCCGGCTGCTCAAGGAAATGGGCTGCGAAATCATGGAAGAATCCGACGCCATGGGGATTCGCGGCGGCCCCCTTAACGCCATCCAAACCGATATGGCCGACATGCCGGATCTGGTTCCGACCCTGGCGGTGGTGGCTGCCTTTGCCAAGGGGACCACCGTTATACGAAACGTGGCGCACTTAAAGGTCAAGGAGAGCGACCGCCTGGCGGCTGTGGTGGCTGAGCTTACAAAAATGGGAATTTCAGCAAAGGCCACGGATAACGATCTGATGGTAACCGGCGGCAGCCCCCGGGGCGCAACCATCGAAACCCATGATGACCACCGCATTGCCATGAGCTTTGCCCTGGCAGGGTTGAAAATTCCCGGCATGATCATCCTGGATGAAACCTGCGTTGAAAAATCCTTTCCGGAGTTCTGGCAGGTTTTGGCGCAATTGTACCGGATATGA
- a CDS encoding shikimate dehydrogenase: protein MSPTHDKQFERTELNMEIDAQTSLYAVFGNPVGHSLSPVMHNKAFAETGFNGVYLAFRVIDIKAALYAVRAMDMKGISVTIPHKIAVMNLLDEIDDQSRRIGAVNTVINREGRLRGYNSDGQGAVRALMEKTKVSGAEIAVIGAGGAARAIGFGLIDQGARVTIINRGTEKGEGLAKDLGGDFKPLSGLGNISADILINTTPVGMVPRTEDMPLLPGLLRKDMLVMDIVYNPVQTALLKHARQTGCRTIDGVAMFVYQGAFQFTLWTGMEAPVETMRKTVYAALNAQADETGGIND, encoded by the coding sequence ATGAGCCCTACCCACGACAAACAGTTTGAGCGAACAGAGTTGAATATGGAAATCGATGCACAAACATCTCTATACGCCGTGTTCGGCAACCCTGTTGGCCACAGCCTCAGTCCGGTCATGCACAACAAGGCCTTTGCCGAGACCGGCTTTAATGGTGTGTACCTGGCCTTCAGGGTGATTGATATAAAGGCGGCCCTATACGCGGTTCGCGCCATGGACATGAAGGGGATCAGCGTAACCATACCCCACAAGATCGCAGTGATGAACTTGCTGGATGAAATCGATGACCAGTCCCGACGGATCGGCGCCGTCAATACGGTGATCAACCGTGAAGGCAGGCTCCGGGGATATAATTCAGATGGTCAGGGCGCCGTAAGGGCGCTCATGGAAAAAACGAAAGTTTCGGGTGCGGAGATTGCCGTCATCGGCGCCGGCGGGGCCGCCCGGGCCATTGGATTCGGTCTGATCGACCAGGGCGCCCGGGTCACGATTATCAACCGCGGCACTGAGAAGGGCGAGGGTCTGGCCAAAGATCTGGGGGGAGATTTTAAGCCCCTGAGCGGCCTTGGGAACATCAGCGCCGATATTCTGATCAACACCACGCCGGTGGGCATGGTCCCGCGAACCGAAGATATGCCCCTGTTGCCGGGACTGCTCCGTAAGGACATGCTGGTGATGGATATTGTGTATAACCCGGTTCAAACCGCGCTGTTAAAACACGCCCGGCAAACCGGCTGTCGAACCATCGACGGGGTTGCCATGTTCGTTTATCAGGGGGCCTTTCAGTTCACGCTTTGGACCGGGATGGAAGCCCCTGTTGAAACCATGCGGAAGACGGTTTATGCCGCGCTGAACGCTCAAGCAGACGAAACCGGTGGGATAAATGATTGA
- a CDS encoding Ldh family oxidoreductase: protein MEKTYTHQALKQFVTRVFLKMGCREDQVDKAADVLVTADLRGIDSHGVARLSGYVQLWEAGRVNTAPDIKVVYETPSTAVVDGDSGLGLVVAPVAMKAAIDKAKSAGTGWVAVNNSNHYGIAGYHAMEALEHDMVGISMTNASALVAPTFSMERMLGTNPIAVAIPADKEPPFVADFATTPAAYGKVEIQMRKEAPVPPGWIQDAAGNPATDAFAVKNGGAMLPLGSDREHGSHKGYCLGAIVDIFSAVCSGANYGPWVPPFLSYLPLPEKPVGKGIGHFFGAMRIDAFRPAQEFKAHMDQWIRRFRNAKPADGYARVLVPGDPERETAIRRIKSGIPIIGPVVKDLQGLAKKFDIPLEG from the coding sequence ATGGAAAAAACGTATACCCATCAGGCTTTGAAACAATTTGTCACCCGCGTTTTTTTAAAAATGGGCTGCCGGGAGGATCAGGTTGATAAGGCGGCCGATGTCCTGGTAACGGCGGATCTCAGGGGAATCGACTCCCATGGCGTCGCGCGGTTAAGCGGCTATGTTCAGCTTTGGGAAGCCGGACGGGTGAATACCGCCCCGGACATAAAAGTGGTTTATGAAACCCCCAGTACGGCTGTGGTGGACGGGGACAGCGGCCTGGGGCTGGTGGTGGCGCCGGTTGCCATGAAAGCGGCCATTGATAAAGCCAAATCAGCGGGCACCGGCTGGGTGGCCGTGAACAATTCCAACCATTACGGCATTGCCGGTTATCATGCCATGGAAGCCTTGGAACACGACATGGTGGGGATCTCCATGACCAATGCCAGCGCGCTGGTGGCCCCGACTTTTTCAATGGAGCGCATGCTGGGCACCAACCCCATTGCAGTGGCGATCCCGGCGGACAAGGAGCCTCCTTTTGTGGCAGATTTCGCCACCACGCCGGCAGCCTACGGCAAAGTGGAGATACAGATGCGCAAGGAAGCGCCGGTGCCGCCCGGATGGATTCAGGATGCCGCCGGCAACCCCGCCACAGACGCCTTTGCCGTCAAAAATGGGGGCGCCATGCTGCCCCTGGGAAGCGACCGTGAACACGGCAGCCATAAAGGGTATTGCCTGGGCGCCATCGTCGATATCTTTTCAGCCGTATGCTCCGGCGCAAATTACGGCCCCTGGGTGCCGCCTTTTTTAAGCTACCTGCCCCTGCCGGAAAAACCGGTGGGCAAGGGGATCGGCCATTTCTTCGGCGCCATGCGCATCGATGCGTTTCGCCCGGCCCAGGAATTCAAGGCGCATATGGATCAGTGGATCCGGCGCTTTCGAAACGCAAAACCGGCGGACGGATATGCCAGGGTTCTGGTCCCGGGTGATCCGGAGCGTGAGACGGCGATCCGTCGCATAAAATCGGGAATACCCATTATCGGCCCGGTCGTGAAGGATCTGCAGGGACTGGCCAAAAAGTTTGATATTCCCCTTGAAGGCTGA